A single Tenacibaculum sp. Bg11-29 DNA region contains:
- a CDS encoding NADP-dependent isocitrate dehydrogenase → MSKTAKIMYTKTDEAPALATRSFLPIVKAFTKSSNIEIVTKDISLSGRILANFSDFLTKEQQVEDALAFLGDLAKKPDANIIKLPNISASVPQLKAAIKELQALGYALPNFPEEANTEEEKAILARYNKIKGSAVNPVLREGNSDRRAPKAVKNYAKKNPHSMGAWASDSETHVSTMNDGDFAHTEKSVTVNNATDVKIVHTDANGKSTTLKEKVSLLDSEVIDGSVMNKKALLAFLAEQIADTKEKGLLLSLHMKATMMKVSDPIIFGHAVRVFFKDLFTKHSATFDKIGVDVNNGFGNLLNNLEELAADKKAEILADIEAIYTKNPDVAMVNSDKGITNLHVPSDVIIDASMPAMIRTSGQMWNKEGKQQDTKAIIPDSSYAGLYQETIDFCKKNGAFDPTTMGTVPNVGLMAQKAEEYGSHDKTFEIASNGTVNVIDSNGTTLISHEVEEGDIWRMCQTKDAPVQDWVKLAVTRARASKTPAIFWLGKERAHDAEIIKKVAKYLQDHDTTGLDIQILSQVDATKYTLERVKEGKDTISVTGNVLRDYLTDLFPILELGTSAKMLSIVPLMNGGGLFETGAGGSAPKHVQQLVEENHLRWDSLGEFLALAVSLEHLGETNNNNKAKVLAETLDDATDKLLDNKKGPSRRTGELDNRGSHFYLAMYWAQALASQDKDTDLKAQFTPVANELKANETSIVTELNKVQGQEAKIGGYYEPTDSLADTIMKPSETLNTLLASI, encoded by the coding sequence ATGAGCAAAACTGCTAAAATCATGTACACTAAAACGGATGAAGCTCCAGCGTTAGCTACTCGTTCGTTTTTACCTATTGTAAAAGCTTTTACAAAATCATCTAACATAGAAATTGTAACTAAAGATATTTCTCTTTCAGGACGAATTCTAGCTAATTTTTCGGATTTTTTAACTAAAGAACAACAAGTCGAAGATGCTTTAGCTTTTTTAGGAGATTTAGCTAAAAAACCAGATGCAAATATTATTAAATTACCTAATATTTCTGCTTCAGTTCCTCAATTAAAAGCTGCAATTAAAGAATTACAAGCTTTAGGGTATGCTTTACCTAACTTTCCTGAAGAAGCAAATACAGAAGAAGAAAAAGCTATTTTAGCTCGTTATAATAAAATTAAAGGTTCTGCTGTAAACCCTGTTTTACGTGAAGGTAATTCAGACCGTAGAGCTCCAAAAGCTGTAAAAAATTACGCAAAAAAGAATCCACATTCAATGGGTGCTTGGGCTTCAGATTCTGAAACTCATGTTTCAACAATGAATGATGGAGATTTTGCACATACTGAAAAATCGGTTACAGTAAATAATGCTACTGATGTAAAAATTGTACATACTGATGCTAACGGAAAATCAACCACTTTAAAAGAAAAAGTTTCTTTATTAGATAGTGAAGTAATTGACGGTTCGGTTATGAATAAAAAAGCTTTATTAGCTTTCTTAGCAGAACAAATAGCTGACACAAAAGAAAAAGGGTTGTTACTTTCATTACATATGAAAGCAACGATGATGAAAGTTTCAGATCCAATTATTTTTGGTCATGCTGTTCGTGTTTTCTTTAAAGATTTGTTTACTAAACATAGTGCTACTTTCGATAAAATTGGCGTTGATGTAAATAACGGTTTTGGAAATTTATTAAATAATCTTGAAGAATTAGCTGCTGATAAAAAAGCTGAAATATTAGCTGATATTGAAGCTATTTACACTAAGAATCCTGATGTTGCTATGGTAAATTCTGATAAAGGAATTACCAATTTACATGTTCCTTCAGATGTTATTATTGACGCTTCTATGCCTGCAATGATTCGTACTTCTGGACAAATGTGGAACAAAGAAGGAAAACAACAAGACACGAAAGCTATAATTCCTGATAGCTCTTATGCTGGTTTATATCAAGAAACAATCGATTTCTGTAAAAAGAATGGTGCTTTCGATCCAACAACAATGGGAACTGTTCCTAATGTTGGTTTAATGGCTCAAAAAGCTGAAGAATATGGTTCACACGACAAAACTTTCGAAATAGCTTCTAACGGTACTGTAAATGTTATCGACTCTAACGGAACTACTTTAATTTCTCACGAAGTTGAAGAAGGTGATATTTGGAGAATGTGTCAAACAAAAGATGCGCCTGTTCAAGATTGGGTAAAGTTAGCTGTTACAAGAGCTAGAGCTTCTAAAACTCCTGCTATTTTCTGGTTAGGAAAAGAAAGAGCTCACGATGCAGAAATTATCAAAAAAGTAGCGAAATATTTACAAGACCACGATACTACTGGTTTAGATATTCAAATTTTATCACAAGTTGATGCTACTAAATATACATTAGAAAGAGTAAAAGAAGGAAAGGATACAATTTCAGTAACAGGTAACGTTTTACGTGACTATTTAACTGATTTATTTCCTATTTTAGAATTAGGTACCTCTGCAAAAATGTTATCTATCGTTCCGTTAATGAATGGTGGTGGCTTATTTGAAACCGGTGCTGGTGGTTCTGCTCCTAAACATGTACAACAATTAGTTGAAGAAAATCACTTACGTTGGGATTCTTTAGGTGAGTTTTTAGCCTTAGCTGTTTCTTTAGAGCATTTAGGTGAAACCAATAACAATAATAAAGCAAAAGTATTAGCTGAAACTTTAGACGATGCTACTGATAAATTGTTGGACAATAAAAAAGGACCTTCAAGAAGAACTGGAGAGTTAGATAATAGAGGGTCACATTTTTACTTAGCAATGTATTGGGCACAAGCATTAGCTTCTCAAGATAAAGATACTGACTTAAAAGCTCAGTTTACTCCAGTTGCCAATGAGTTGAAAGCTAATGAAACTTCAATTGTTACTGAATTAAATAAAGTTCAAGGACAAGAAGCTAAAATTGGAGGATATTATGAGCCTACTGATAGTTTAGCTGATACTATAATGAAACCTAGTGAAACATTAAATACTCTTTTAGCTAGTATTTAA
- the rplS gene encoding 50S ribosomal protein L19: protein MDLVKFVQDEFVTRNELPEFAAGDTLTVYYEIREGEKVRTQFFRGVVIQKRGVGASETFTIRKMSGTVGVERIFPVNLPAIQKIEVNKKGVVRRARIYYFRGLTGKKARIKEKRN from the coding sequence ATGGATTTAGTAAAATTTGTTCAAGACGAATTTGTAACAAGAAACGAATTACCAGAATTTGCAGCTGGAGATACATTAACAGTGTATTACGAAATTAGAGAAGGAGAAAAAGTGCGTACTCAGTTCTTTAGAGGTGTTGTTATCCAAAAAAGAGGTGTTGGTGCTTCTGAAACTTTTACAATCAGAAAAATGTCTGGTACTGTAGGAGTTGAACGTATCTTCCCTGTTAATTTACCTGCTATTCAAAAAATAGAAGTAAACAAAAAAGGTGTTGTACGTAGAGCTCGTATTTACTACTTTAGAGGTCTTACTGGTAAAAAAGCAAGAATTAAAGAAAAAAGAAACTAA
- the trmD gene encoding tRNA (guanosine(37)-N1)-methyltransferase TrmD: MRIDIITLAPDLLKSPFEHSMMKRAIDKGLAEIHFHNLRDYGIGSYKKLDDTQFGGGAGMVLMIEPIDKCISKLQAERTYDEIIYMTPDAKTLNQSIANTLSLKENIIILTGHYKGVDQRVRDKFITKEISIGDYVLTGGELAAAILCDAVVRLIPGVLGDEQSALTDSFQDNLLSPPVYTRPAEYDGLKVPEVLLSGNFPKIDEWRSEKAYLHTKNIRPDLLDE; the protein is encoded by the coding sequence ATGCGAATAGATATTATTACCCTAGCTCCAGATTTATTAAAAAGCCCGTTTGAACATTCTATGATGAAACGTGCTATAGACAAAGGTTTAGCTGAAATTCATTTTCATAATTTACGTGATTACGGAATTGGTTCTTACAAAAAACTAGATGACACTCAATTTGGCGGTGGAGCTGGTATGGTTTTAATGATAGAGCCTATTGATAAATGTATTTCTAAACTGCAAGCGGAAAGAACATATGATGAAATTATTTATATGACGCCTGATGCTAAGACTTTAAATCAATCTATTGCTAATACACTTTCTCTAAAAGAAAACATAATTATTCTAACTGGGCATTATAAAGGTGTAGACCAACGTGTTCGTGATAAATTTATTACAAAAGAAATTTCTATTGGTGATTATGTTTTAACAGGTGGTGAATTAGCAGCAGCTATTTTATGTGACGCTGTTGTTCGTTTAATCCCTGGTGTTTTAGGCGATGAACAATCTGCTTTAACAGACTCTTTTCAAGATAATTTATTATCTCCTCCTGTTTATACAAGACCTGCAGAATATGACGGTTTAAAAGTTCCTGAAGTGCTACTATCTGGCAACTTCCCTAAAATTGATGAATGGAGAAGTGAAAAAGCATATTTGCATACTAAAAACATAAGACCTGATTTATTAGACGAATAA
- a CDS encoding RluA family pseudouridine synthase, whose protein sequence is MKISDSHKVPLLEKAIRLQEYGVGIFKTIPTKSGIKKAIKKDLVYVNGQIATTALFIKGGESIQLYKTEEGSTFKQFSFPLEILFEDDYLAIIYKPSGILVSGNSFATIDNALLQNLSKSNLPDAVRPRPVHRLDYPTSGLLLIGKTSASIITLNKLFELKQIKKTYHAITIGKMKDNGEINSPIDFKNAFTSYKVIKTVLSERFNCLNLVKLQPQTGRKHQLRKHILYIGNAILGDKEHYIDGLVLKGKGLYLHASTLEFIHPFTKEQVIATKELPSKFKKIFTS, encoded by the coding sequence TTGAAAATTTCTGATTCACATAAAGTTCCTTTATTAGAGAAAGCAATTCGACTACAAGAATATGGAGTTGGTATATTTAAAACTATTCCAACAAAATCAGGAATTAAAAAAGCTATTAAAAAAGATTTGGTTTATGTTAATGGTCAAATTGCAACTACTGCTCTATTTATAAAAGGAGGTGAAAGTATACAACTATATAAAACAGAGGAAGGTTCGACTTTTAAACAGTTCAGTTTTCCTTTAGAAATACTTTTTGAAGATGATTATTTAGCTATAATTTATAAACCATCTGGAATTTTAGTTAGTGGTAATTCTTTTGCAACTATAGATAATGCTTTATTACAAAACTTAAGTAAAAGCAACTTACCTGATGCTGTACGCCCAAGGCCTGTACATAGATTAGATTACCCAACAAGCGGGCTTTTATTAATAGGAAAAACAAGCGCAAGTATTATTACTTTAAATAAGTTGTTTGAACTTAAACAAATTAAAAAAACATATCACGCAATTACCATAGGTAAAATGAAAGATAACGGAGAGATTAATTCTCCTATTGATTTCAAAAACGCATTTACTTCTTATAAAGTTATAAAAACTGTATTATCTGAACGTTTTAATTGTTTAAACTTAGTTAAACTACAGCCACAAACAGGAAGAAAACATCAACTAAGAAAACACATTCTTTATATAGGAAATGCCATACTAGGTGATAAAGAACATTATATTGATGGATTAGTTTTAAAAGGAAAGGGGTTGTATTTACATGCATCAACTTTAGAATTCATACATCCTTTTACAAAAGAGCAAGTTATCGCTACAAAGGAACTTCCTAGTAAATTCAAAAAAATATTTACATCTTAA
- a CDS encoding FAD-dependent oxidoreductase: MKTYLHSLLKEEEDPIDKKYLEYIQNGFPERKGEKKDILVIGAGMAGMVTASILKKSGHNVTIVEANTRIGGRIKTFRNTEEKKYWEDPSLYAEAGAMRLPDFHYMLMEYCKQLDVDLEPFYYVSVDKKEALKNKEEAYENYKKLSLTFPKKTFNSFLFVNYKQVRQNVYNESTNINELLNYNLQESVDPEVLGENQNAGDLLTNAMQPLIDFIAINPVENWPKLIEKLGEYSMRRFLKEFTNYSENAIEMIGVLQNLESRMSYDFIQSFIESNIIKNDTVFWQVIGGTDVITERFYAKCKLAEITHLDTRMTDIYLRDGKVKISTEIEIKREASYYEKRGYKKQEVSVSNMEFDEAIVTVPFSALRMVHVWPEFSQGKRKAIRELHYDAATKVLIEFKERWWEKAPYNIVGGGTITDLANRFIYYPSQDINGKGHGLMLACYCWADDARKWDSMSHMDRYIYALDNIAVAHAPDDLKEQQRIKNLSVFDPEAPEAIGYVDKIKGAATVAWMQNPYAFGEAAIFSPGQLNLLQADIEKPEWDGKVHFAGEHASLKHAWIEGAIESGIRAALEVNETPVSF, from the coding sequence ATGAAAACATATTTACATAGTCTATTAAAAGAAGAAGAAGATCCAATTGATAAAAAATACTTAGAATATATTCAAAATGGGTTTCCAGAAAGAAAAGGAGAAAAAAAAGATATTTTAGTTATTGGTGCTGGAATGGCAGGCATGGTAACTGCCTCAATTTTAAAAAAATCAGGACATAATGTTACTATAGTAGAGGCCAATACACGTATTGGAGGAAGAATTAAAACATTTAGAAATACGGAAGAGAAAAAATATTGGGAAGATCCATCATTATATGCTGAAGCTGGAGCGATGCGTTTACCTGATTTTCATTATATGTTAATGGAATATTGTAAGCAACTTGATGTTGATTTAGAACCATTTTATTATGTATCTGTAGATAAAAAAGAAGCTTTGAAAAACAAGGAAGAAGCTTATGAAAATTATAAAAAACTCAGTTTAACATTTCCTAAGAAAACATTTAACTCGTTCTTATTTGTTAATTATAAACAGGTACGACAAAATGTTTATAATGAGAGTACTAATATAAATGAGTTGTTAAATTATAATTTACAAGAAAGTGTTGACCCAGAAGTTTTAGGAGAAAATCAAAATGCGGGTGATTTGTTAACCAATGCAATGCAACCTCTTATAGATTTTATTGCTATTAACCCTGTAGAGAATTGGCCAAAATTAATTGAGAAGCTAGGGGAATATTCGATGCGTAGATTTTTAAAGGAGTTTACGAATTACTCAGAGAATGCAATTGAAATGATAGGAGTACTTCAGAATTTAGAATCACGTATGTCATATGATTTTATTCAAAGTTTTATTGAGTCTAATATTATTAAAAATGACACTGTTTTTTGGCAGGTAATTGGAGGGACAGATGTAATTACAGAAAGGTTTTATGCAAAGTGTAAATTAGCAGAAATTACTCATTTAGATACTAGAATGACAGATATTTACTTGAGAGATGGAAAAGTGAAAATTTCTACTGAAATTGAAATTAAAAGAGAGGCATCTTATTATGAAAAAAGAGGCTATAAAAAACAAGAGGTATCAGTTTCTAACATGGAATTTGACGAAGCAATTGTTACCGTCCCTTTTTCAGCATTAAGAATGGTACACGTTTGGCCTGAGTTTTCACAAGGAAAAAGAAAAGCAATCCGTGAACTTCATTATGATGCAGCAACAAAGGTGCTAATTGAATTCAAAGAAAGATGGTGGGAAAAAGCCCCATATAATATTGTTGGAGGAGGAACTATTACTGATTTAGCAAATCGCTTTATATATTATCCAAGTCAGGATATAAATGGAAAAGGTCATGGATTAATGTTAGCTTGTTATTGTTGGGCTGATGATGCTAGAAAATGGGATTCTATGAGTCATATGGATCGATATATTTATGCATTAGATAATATTGCTGTAGCACATGCGCCAGATGATTTAAAGGAACAGCAACGGATTAAAAACCTATCGGTATTTGATCCAGAAGCGCCAGAAGCAATAGGATATGTAGATAAAATAAAAGGAGCAGCTACTGTAGCTTGGATGCAAAATCCATATGCTTTTGGTGAAGCAGCGATCTTTTCACCAGGTCAATTAAATTTATTACAGGCTGACATTGAAAAACCAGAATGGGATGGAAAAGTGCATTTTGCAGGAGAACATGCCTCGCTAAAACATGCTTGGATAGAAGGCGCTATAGAATCTGGTATTCGTGCGGCTTTAGAGGTGAATGAAACACCGGTAAGCTTTTAA
- a CDS encoding FAD-dependent oxidoreductase, translated as MKNDMYTVKIDQEAIDNFKKAFCDCIIKPNFWQPSGDNSYNELRKVFNRRFDFMPSLIVQPHNTEHVAIATQYATDNNIQITVKSGGHDHEGECVATGKVLIDFALMNKTDASLKNYPIEKGEVKQISIQPGAKFKSIKEVLDKEHLGIPHGTCQSVAIAGYTMGGGWGPWTRKYGMGCERLMGATIVLGDGTVKYLGSSVFYNKEKATEGNTEGATSKLLWAIRGGGGLSYGIVTEFFYEPFELPDIASSFHISYDMLPVFKKIKATAVIEAWESITTPGKNNQLIGTNLKVVAKQVTSKKEISKNAVLDWTLNGHFGGTREELKTMMIEWGSYLVKLIEKDPDFNKEEKIEMIAAVIEGLKIKFDELTNDAHILTFIKGVTNGYPYTFESWDRYSVTAKENGLSLETDCPAPHKITSRMPTSSWDDKSREQLVCSLQSILLKGIEETNISSYITLGAIQGDFYGTKEAREKSALKCAFPFQESAFTIQYQTWWDMPTQSETDCKCKMDENTIEKVIPTRFYSNRALDWMEVCRDYIINETNGSFISFKDASVPTKNYFVDNYEKLIGVKLDYSKDKKCIFKSRKTIL; from the coding sequence ATGAAAAACGATATGTATACAGTTAAAATTGACCAAGAAGCGATTGATAATTTTAAAAAAGCTTTTTGCGATTGTATAATAAAACCTAATTTTTGGCAACCCTCAGGAGATAATTCATATAATGAATTAAGAAAAGTTTTTAATAGAAGATTCGATTTCATGCCTTCTTTAATTGTACAGCCACATAATACAGAGCATGTGGCTATAGCAACTCAATATGCAACTGACAATAATATACAAATTACTGTAAAATCTGGAGGCCATGACCATGAAGGAGAATGTGTCGCTACAGGAAAAGTATTGATTGATTTTGCTCTAATGAATAAGACTGATGCTTCTTTAAAAAATTATCCTATAGAAAAAGGAGAGGTTAAACAAATAAGTATTCAACCTGGTGCAAAGTTTAAAAGCATAAAAGAAGTATTAGATAAAGAACATTTAGGTATTCCACACGGAACATGCCAAAGTGTTGCCATCGCAGGATATACGATGGGAGGAGGTTGGGGGCCTTGGACTCGTAAATATGGAATGGGGTGCGAACGATTAATGGGGGCAACCATCGTTTTAGGAGATGGTACTGTGAAATATTTAGGATCTAGTGTTTTTTATAATAAAGAAAAAGCTACTGAAGGCAATACTGAAGGTGCAACTAGTAAATTATTATGGGCAATCCGTGGAGGAGGAGGATTGAGTTATGGTATTGTAACTGAATTTTTCTATGAGCCTTTTGAATTACCAGACATAGCTTCTAGTTTTCATATATCTTATGATATGCTTCCTGTATTCAAAAAAATAAAAGCGACAGCAGTTATTGAAGCATGGGAAAGTATAACAACACCAGGAAAAAATAATCAACTAATAGGGACTAATTTAAAGGTTGTAGCGAAACAGGTTACTAGTAAAAAGGAAATATCTAAAAATGCAGTTTTAGACTGGACACTAAACGGACATTTTGGAGGTACGCGTGAAGAGTTGAAAACAATGATGATAGAATGGGGGAGTTATTTAGTTAAATTGATAGAAAAGGATCCTGATTTTAATAAAGAAGAAAAGATAGAAATGATAGCTGCTGTTATTGAAGGATTGAAAATTAAGTTTGATGAATTAACTAATGACGCACATATTCTAACTTTTATTAAAGGAGTTACTAATGGGTATCCATATACTTTTGAGTCATGGGATAGGTACTCTGTTACTGCAAAAGAAAATGGGTTGAGTTTAGAAACTGATTGTCCTGCACCTCATAAAATTACATCAAGAATGCCAACAAGTAGTTGGGATGACAAGAGTAGAGAACAGTTAGTTTGTTCATTGCAATCAATATTATTAAAAGGAATTGAAGAAACAAATATTTCATCATACATTACTTTGGGAGCTATTCAGGGAGACTTTTATGGAACTAAAGAAGCTAGAGAAAAATCTGCTTTAAAATGTGCTTTTCCGTTTCAGGAGAGCGCTTTTACAATTCAATACCAAACATGGTGGGATATGCCTACTCAGAGTGAAACTGATTGCAAATGTAAAATGGATGAAAATACAATCGAAAAAGTAATTCCAACACGTTTTTATTCAAATAGAGCTTTAGATTGGATGGAAGTATGTCGTGATTATATAATAAATGAAACTAATGGTTCATTTATTAGTTTTAAAGATGCTTCTGTACCTACTAAAAATTATTTTGTAGATAATTACGAGAAATTAATAGGGGTAAAGTTGGATTATAGTAAGGATAAAAAATGTATTTTTAAATCAAGAAAAACTATTTTATAA
- a CDS encoding GH25 family lysozyme translates to MKKISTYVFLILIIISCNQSKKETKVNSSILKNETKSKKVTSNAPLFVYGIDISKYQGDEITELSKQKDSLSFIICKATEGITYTDPKFSYNWKMIKEKSFIRGAYHFYRSDDDPIAQANHFTNTIASIKKSDIPPIIDFEVGGIDVSQSVEEVQHTLKIFINQLEKILERKPIIYTSVSTGNKYLNDSFFADYKLWIANYNGEKSPDLPNAWKEKGWLMWQRSDSYKLDGVTDDLDMFNGSLEEFKIFIKNSSIK, encoded by the coding sequence ATGAAAAAAATATCAACATATGTTTTTTTAATACTAATTATTATTAGTTGTAATCAATCTAAAAAAGAAACAAAAGTTAACAGCTCGATTTTAAAGAACGAAACTAAATCTAAAAAAGTAACAAGTAATGCTCCGTTATTTGTTTATGGTATTGATATTTCTAAATATCAAGGTGATGAAATTACTGAGTTAAGTAAACAAAAAGATAGTTTAAGTTTTATTATTTGTAAAGCTACTGAAGGAATTACGTATACCGATCCAAAGTTTAGTTATAATTGGAAAATGATTAAAGAAAAATCATTTATAAGAGGCGCTTATCATTTTTATAGAAGTGATGATGATCCTATAGCTCAGGCCAACCATTTTACGAATACTATTGCAAGTATTAAAAAATCAGATATTCCACCGATAATAGATTTTGAAGTTGGAGGAATTGATGTATCACAATCTGTAGAAGAAGTTCAACATACATTAAAAATTTTTATTAATCAATTAGAGAAAATACTAGAACGTAAACCTATAATATATACAAGTGTTTCTACAGGGAATAAGTATTTGAATGATTCTTTTTTTGCAGATTATAAATTATGGATAGCTAATTATAATGGAGAAAAATCTCCTGATTTACCTAATGCTTGGAAAGAAAAAGGATGGTTAATGTGGCAAAGGTCTGATAGTTATAAGCTTGATGGTGTAACTGATGATTTAGACATGTTTAATGGTAGTTTAGAAGAATTTAAAATATTTATTAAAAATAGCAGTATCAAATAA
- the ggt gene encoding gamma-glutamyltransferase: MKKGFFFTFLLINLLSCKTVTKKEKTIGLITNKAMVVSARKEASKIGTDILKKGGNAFDAMAATELALAVAYPYAGNIGGGGFMIYRKKDGEIGALDYREKAPIAATKKMFLDTNGNVIKYKSTLGAMAVGIPGTIAGVFATHKKFGSLPIADILTPVIALAKKGVIVTKKQAYKIKKHQPSFLKANKDSILFSKNWKENDTIKYNALANTLMRILKNGRDEFYKGDTAKRLVKFMQENGGIMTEEDLAKYKVKWRTPITFKYDDLRIISMSPPSSGGICLAQIMNAIEPYNLDKFGHNTTKTIQVVTEAERRAYADRSHFLGDPDFVNIPLKTLTSKEYIKERMNNFSFNKATSSKDVSYGSVEMVESNETTHYSIVDQFGNAVSATTTINAAFGSKLYCEDLGFFLNNEMDDFSSKAGTPNMFGLIGAKANEIAPEKRMLSSMTPTIVEKNGKLWMVVGTPGGSTIITSVLQTILNVHEFKMGMQEAVNQPRFHHQWLPDVIMMEPNKFDTTVKQNLQKTGYILNEEDSPVIGKVAAILILPNGKLEGGADPRGDDKALGF, encoded by the coding sequence ATGAAAAAAGGCTTTTTCTTTACTTTCTTACTTATTAATTTATTAAGCTGTAAAACAGTTACAAAAAAGGAAAAAACAATTGGCTTAATTACAAATAAAGCAATGGTTGTTTCTGCTCGTAAAGAAGCTTCTAAAATCGGAACTGACATTCTTAAAAAAGGAGGGAATGCTTTCGATGCAATGGCAGCCACAGAACTTGCGCTCGCAGTAGCCTATCCGTATGCTGGTAATATTGGTGGTGGTGGCTTTATGATATACAGAAAAAAAGATGGAGAAATTGGGGCTTTAGATTATCGTGAAAAAGCACCAATTGCCGCTACAAAAAAAATGTTTTTAGATACTAATGGAAATGTTATAAAATACAAAAGTACACTTGGCGCAATGGCCGTAGGTATACCTGGTACAATTGCTGGTGTTTTTGCTACTCATAAAAAATTTGGATCACTACCTATTGCTGATATATTAACACCTGTAATTGCATTAGCAAAAAAAGGTGTTATTGTAACAAAAAAACAAGCTTACAAAATAAAAAAACATCAACCATCTTTTCTTAAAGCAAATAAAGATTCTATCCTTTTTTCTAAAAATTGGAAAGAAAATGACACTATAAAATACAACGCTTTAGCTAATACTTTAATGCGTATTTTAAAAAATGGCCGTGATGAGTTTTATAAAGGAGATACCGCAAAACGTCTTGTAAAATTTATGCAAGAAAATGGAGGTATTATGACCGAAGAAGATTTAGCTAAATATAAAGTAAAATGGAGAACACCTATTACTTTTAAGTATGATGACTTACGTATTATATCTATGTCACCTCCTTCTAGTGGAGGTATTTGTTTAGCTCAAATTATGAATGCTATTGAACCTTACAACTTAGATAAATTCGGACACAACACAACAAAAACAATACAAGTTGTTACAGAAGCTGAAAGACGTGCTTATGCAGATAGAAGTCATTTTTTAGGAGATCCTGATTTTGTAAATATTCCTTTAAAAACTTTAACAAGTAAAGAATACATAAAAGAAAGAATGAATAACTTTTCTTTTAATAAAGCAACCTCTTCTAAAGATGTTTCTTATGGAAGTGTAGAAATGGTTGAAAGTAACGAAACCACTCACTACTCTATTGTAGATCAATTCGGTAATGCTGTATCAGCAACAACTACTATAAACGCGGCATTTGGCTCAAAATTATATTGCGAAGATTTAGGCTTCTTTTTAAATAATGAAATGGATGATTTTAGTAGTAAGGCTGGCACACCAAATATGTTTGGTTTAATTGGAGCTAAAGCTAACGAAATTGCACCTGAAAAACGAATGTTAAGCTCTATGACTCCTACTATTGTTGAAAAAAACGGAAAATTATGGATGGTTGTAGGAACACCTGGTGGATCAACAATTATAACTTCTGTTTTACAAACCATTTTAAACGTACATGAATTTAAAATGGGAATGCAAGAAGCTGTTAACCAACCACGATTTCATCACCAATGGTTACCTGATGTTATTATGATGGAGCCTAATAAATTTGACACAACTGTAAAGCAAAACTTACAAAAAACTGGTTACATTTTAAACGAAGAAGACTCACCTGTAATCGGAAAGGTTGCAGCCATTTTAATATTACCTAATGGAAAACTAGAAGGTGGAGCCGATCCTAGAGGAGATGACAAAGCACTTGGTTTCTAA
- a CDS encoding ACP phosphodiesterase, with translation MNFLAHLYLSGNNTDLMIGNFIADHIRGNKFSHYHEEIQKGIFLHREIDTFTDTHHIVRKSKRRLHERYGHYDGIIIDIFYDHFLARNWNTYSQIPLNTYVKSVYKLLQDNYNILPEKTQEILPFLTKYNWLYNYQFANGIQEVLNGMNKRTKGKSQMNLASEDLLVHYQLLENDFTLFFEDLRKFCDSKINPTT, from the coding sequence ATGAATTTTTTAGCACATTTATATCTTTCTGGTAATAATACTGATTTAATGATTGGTAACTTTATTGCCGATCATATACGAGGTAATAAATTTTCTCATTATCATGAGGAAATACAAAAAGGTATTTTTTTACATAGAGAAATAGATACTTTTACAGATACTCATCATATTGTTAGAAAAAGCAAGCGTAGATTACATGAACGCTATGGTCATTACGATGGAATTATAATCGATATTTTTTATGATCATTTTTTAGCCAGAAACTGGAATACTTACTCACAAATACCACTAAATACTTACGTTAAATCAGTTTATAAATTATTACAAGATAATTACAATATTCTTCCTGAAAAGACACAAGAAATACTTCCATTTTTAACAAAGTATAACTGGTTATATAATTATCAGTTTGCTAATGGTATTCAAGAAGTCTTAAACGGTATGAACAAGCGCACTAAAGGAAAATCTCAAATGAATTTAGCTTCTGAAGACCTGTTAGTTCACTACCAATTACTTGAAAATGATTTTACATTATTTTTTGAAGACTTACGTAAATTTTGTGACTCTAAAATAAATCCAACAACTTAA